CTGCATCTCATTTCCAAAATTGAAACATACACACAATTTCTTAGAAAAGAACCAGTCTCCATTGGTGCCGTCTTCGTTAATGTAATAGAAGACTCCATAGAGgtaattcattttttttatttctgtttCATAATTACCAATTTCTGCAGGTAAGTTGTTAGAAGGAATGTGGAGTTCATTTTGTaatgtcaatttttttttccctAATTTCTGCAACTTTAGATTATTCAAAAACAATTTGAGCACAAAAATTTTGGTCGTTTTCATTGTAccaattcatgtgtgtttatacCCTTCCTTGAAGCCTCCTCCTATGCATCAAGGTATAATGTAATGCATCCGTGGAACCAGACGTGGGGGTTCAGGCGCCCGGCTTCTTTTACACCCATTATGGATCGAAGAGCCTTTGTTTCATAATAACAAGGTCTAGACAAAATTCAGTTGTTGTGTAGAttattcttcttcaccttttATTGATGACCTTATGGATTTGAATGCACATGTGGTTGTGGTTACTTATTCTTAAGACACTCCATAATTCCATCATTTGTTTACCTGTGAGCTCATTTGGTGTGTAGGCTGGTCATCAGATCATGGAACATAACAACGAAGGAAATCTGTCTTTCGGCGAAAAACATTATGATATCTCACTGCAAATATGCGCGAGTCCGGTAGGTTCTCGAAGTAGCGTCAGTGGGAAGGACTTAACCGTGTTAGGGAGCTCGTATGAAGGTCCGTCTTCAGAACTTGGTACACATTCTGATAATCCACTGCAAATATGCACGAGTTCAGCAGGTTGTCGAAGTAGTATCATTGGAAATGATCTATCCCCAGTTCGGAATTCCTCTGGAGATAGGCCTTCAGGATTCAACAGAGCACATGCTGATTTCCCACTGATAATACCCACCAGTTCAGTAGGTCCTCGAAGTAGCATTAGCGGAAAGGATCTACCACCCTTTCCTAATTCTTCCAAAAGTAGTAGACAAAATTCTGGTGGCTTTTGTCATGATTTAAGTTCCAAAAACAAAGTAGCATCTTTAAATGGAGAAGGAGGCTCCCGTCTTGGTAAAAAGTCCAGGGAGGTTTGTCAGAGTCTTGTCCTGGAAAGTGTAAACATTTCGGTTTTCCCATCGAAAAAGTCCACATCTCTTCCTGTTACACCATTGGCAAGCTTGACCCCTTCAGCCTCAACAACTTCGAAAGAAAGGATAGGTGGTCAGTATGAATCTTCGCatgtaagttttgtttgtttcttagatCTTTTATTGTACTGAATTACTTCTTGATGGTAATGCGAATGAGTTGAGTAAGTTTAGTATTTTGGTCATCCTTTGCAGACTATGGTAATTCCACCTAAGGTTCCAAGGTCCTTGTCCGTACCTGTGCGTAATGTTGTGATTGTGAGATCTTTGTCCTTCATCAATCGAACGGAACCTGTGCAGATTGAAATTAGCAATGGTATCTACATCTGGCTTGTTATTGAAGTGTCTGATTCAATGTAGCAAAGGACGGTTTTAATCAAATCGCGCCAGAGTTCACTTGTCAAGTGTAGCTTTTGCAGTCGACTAACGTTTTTTCTATTAAAACTGTTTGTTTTTACATCACCAAGTGCGCGCTTTAACTTCTTTCTTTTATATATTTCACTTCTTTGCGTGACAGATATTACAAGTCCTATTGTAATGGAAGATGGTGATCAAGAGATTCCTGAAGAGGAAGCAGTTTGTAGGATCTGTTTCGTAGAATTGACAGAAGGAGGAAAGACATTCAAgatggagtgtagttgtaagggTGATCTCAGGCTTACGCACGAAGAATGTGTTGTGAAGTGGTTCAGCATTAAAGGTAACAAGACATGTGATGTCTGCCGGCATGATGTTCGTAATTTACCTGTTGCTGTCCTCCGGGTGCATGCTTCTAGACAAAGGATATACAGAAACAGACGGAACACAGCTCAAAATCCCCCAGCAATTAGGTACAACGGCTTGGAATAAGTTCAACGTCtacatcttatgcttaccttttTGGAACTTGGGACATCCAACTGCACGCTGTGTTCTGTCGCTTTTCTTCCTTTTTACGAATTCCTTGCTAAATTCGAAATTCTTTTTTGACAGTGCTTGGTATGACTTGATAGTACTTACCATGATAAGTTCAATAAGTTACTTCTTCTTCCTTGAGCAGCTACTGGTACGTTGATCTAGTTTTTATCAACTTTGTGTCTCTGCTAGATATGCTTTTAGCCGACTTATGTTGAACGAATATTATAGGAGTCCTGATGACTCGTTCTTTCCTCTACAGCGTAGTGACATGAAATCTCAAGCAATCGTTATTGCAGCACCATTTGCTTTCAGCTTGGGGCTTTTGGGATCAATGTTTGCGATCATTGTAGGTAAAGTCTTATGCTCTTCTGGAAGTTCGACCTGACTGAGAGTATGGTAAAACAGTTTTCTAAATTTGGAATCTTAACGCATTG
This genomic interval from Papaver somniferum cultivar HN1 unplaced genomic scaffold, ASM357369v1 unplaced-scaffold_154, whole genome shotgun sequence contains the following:
- the LOC113336730 gene encoding uncharacterized protein LOC113336730, with the protein product MEHNNEGNLSFGEKHYDISLQICASPVGSRSSVSGKDLTVLGSSYEGPSSELGTHSDNPLQICTSSAGCRSSIIGNDLSPVRNSSGDRPSGFNRAHADFPLIIPTSSVGPRSSISGKDLPPFPNSSKSSRQNSGGFCHDLSSKNKVASLNGEGGSRLGKKSREVCQSLVLESVNISVFPSKKSTSLPVTPLASLTPSASTTSKERIGGQYESSHTMVIPPKVPRSLSVPVRNVVIVRSLSFINRTEPVQIEISNDITSPIVMEDGDQEIPEEEAVCRICFVELTEGGKTFKMECSCKGDLRLTHEECVVKWFSIKGNKTCDVCRHDVRNLPVAVLRVHASRQRIYRNRRNTAQNPPAISAWYDLIVLTMISSISYFFFLEQLLRSDMKSQAIVIAAPFAFSLGLLGSMFAIIVAIKEYVWTYTALEFVLVVMILHVCYTELHLHPIYAVLLSAIVGFGTAISVNALCLYICMWRPWYVRRPIDTWSDA